Part of the Lepidochelys kempii isolate rLepKem1 chromosome 8, rLepKem1.hap2, whole genome shotgun sequence genome is shown below.
taaccctaaccctaaccctaaccctaaccctaaccctaaccctaaccctaacccaaccctaaaccctaaccctaaccctaaccctaaccctaaccctaaccctaaccctaaccctaaccctaaccctaaccctaaccctaaccctaaccctaaccctaaccctaaccctaaccctaaccctaaccctaaccctaaccctaaccctaaccctaaccctaaccctaaccctaaccctaaccctaaccctaaaccctaaaccctaaccctaacccaaccctaaccctaaaccctaaccctaaccctaaccctaaccctaaccctaaccctaaccctaaccctaaccctaaaccctaaccctaaccctaaccctaaccctaaccctaaccctaacctaaccctaaaccctaaaccctaaccctaaccctaaccctaaccctaaccctaaccctaaccaaccctaaccctaaccctaacccctaaccctaaccctaaccctaaccgtaacccttaacccttaacccttaaccctaaaccctaaaccctaaaccctaaaccctaaccttaacccttaaccctaaaccctaaaccctaaaccctaaccctaaccctaaaccctaaaccctaaaccctaaaccctaaccctaaaccctaaaccctaaaccctaaaccctaaccctaaccctaaccctaaaccctaaccctaaccctaaccctaaccctaaaccctaaccctaaccctaatcccTAACCCTaatccctaaccctaaccctaaccctaatcccTAACCCTAAccgtaaccctaaccctaaaccctaaaccctaaaccctaaccctaaccctaaaccctaaccctaaaccctaaccctaaccctaaccctaacccctaaaccctaaccctaaccctaacccctaacccctaacccttaaccctaaaccctaaaccctaaccctaaaccctaaaccctaaccctaaaccctaaacctaaaccctaaaccctaaccctaaccctaaaccctaaaccctaaaccctaacccttaaccctaacccttaacccttaacccttaacccttaacccttaaccctaaccccgaACCCttaacctaaaccctaaccctaaccctaaccctaaccctaaccctaaccctaaaccctaaaccctaaccctaaccctaaaccctaaccctaaccctaaccctaaaccctaaccctaaccctaaaccctaaaccctaaaccctaaccctaacccttaaccctaactcttaaccctaaccctaaccctaaccctaaccctaaaccaaaccctaaccctaaccctaaccccaaccccaaccctaaccctaaccctaaccctaaccctaaccccaaccccaaccctaaccctaaccctaaccctaaccctaaaccttaaccctacccctacccctaaccctaaccctaaaccctacccctacccttaacccttaacccttaaccctacccctaaaccctaaccctaaccctaacccttaccctaacccttaccctaacccttaccctaaccctaaccctaaccctaaaccctatccctaaccctaaccctaaaccctaaccctaaccctaaccctaacccctaaccctaaccctaacccttaacccttaaccctaacccttaaccctaacccttcctaaccctaaccctaacccctaacccttaaccctaaaccctaaacccttaaccctaaccctaacccttctaaccctaaccctaaccctaaccctaaaccctaaccctaacccttaaccctaaccctaaccctaaccctaagccccttcccctaaccctaaccctctaaccctaaccctaaccctaaaccgtaaccctaaccctaacccttaaccctgaccctgaccctaaccctaaccctgaccctgaccctaaccctaacccttaacccctcATCCCTACTCCTAACCCCTCGACCCTGACCCTACCCCTTAACGCTAACCAATGCATTACCTGGACTGGCCACCAGGTACCACTGCTGCTCTGTGGGAAACATGCTCTGTGCCAGTGGTCCCCAATGTGGTGCCTGCAGGCGCCATGGCACCTGCCGGGGCATTTGTGTACACCCGCCTACTGACAAGGGAGGGCTTCCGCCAGACAACCAGCTGCCGAAATGCTGCCCAGAAGCGGCAACGCCAATAACGTCACTGCCGAAATGCCGCTCAGTGGCATTTTGGCACCAACACTTCTCGATGATGCAGTTTCCCAGCGGTATTTTGGCAGCTGCTCGTCAGCCATGTTCTGGGAACATGAATATGCCATTgcaacagaaaggttggggaccacttctctgtgccttacACATATTGGTGGGAGACACACTCTGTGCATTACCTTGACTGGCCACTGGGTGTCACTGAGTCTCCATGGTAGACACACaatgtgcattaccctgactggccCTTGGTGTCGCTGCTGCTTCAAGGGAGACAtatttcagggtatgtctacactacgaaattaggtcgaatttatagaagtcggtttttttgaaatcggttttatatattcgagtgtgtgtgtccccacagaaaatgctctaagtgcattaagtgcattaactcggcggagcgcttccacagtaccgaggcacgcgtcgacttccggagcgttgcactgtgggtagctatcccacagttcccgcagtctccgctgcccattggaattctgggttgatatcccaatgcctgatggggctaaaacattgtcgcgggtggttctgggtacatatcgtcaggcccccgttcccaccctccctccccccgtgaaagcaagggcagacaatcatttcgcgccttttttcctgagttacctgtgcagacgccataccacggcaagcatggagcccgctcaggtaaccgtcaccctatgtctcctggatgctggcagacgtggtatggcattgctacacagtagcagcaaccccttgccttgtggcagcagacggtacagtacgactggtagccgtcattgtcatgtctgaggtgctcctggtcgcctctgtgaggtcgatcaggagcgcctgggcagacatgggcgcagggactaaatttggagtgactggagcaggtcattctctttagtcctgcagtcagtcctattgaaccgttttatggtgagcgggcaggcgatacggactgctagcagttgtactgtaccatcttctgccgagcagccatgagatgtggatggcatgcagtccttctgcaccgtctgctgccagccaaagatgtaaaagatagatggagtggatcaaaacaagaaatagaccagatttggttccccccctcccctgtctaggggactcattcttctagatcacactgcagtcacttacagagaaggtgcagcgaggtaaatctagccatgtatcaatcagaggccaggctaacctccttgttccaataacaacgataacttaggtgcaccatttcttattggaaccctccgtgaagtcctgcctgaaatactccttgatgtaaagccaccccgtttgttgattttagctccctgaagccaaccctgtaagcgcccctcccagcgtcagagcaatggcaaacaatcgggcatctgagagtgctgtccagagcactcacaatggagcactctgatggggctaaaacattgtcgcgggtggttctgggtacgtgtcgtcaggcccccgttccctccctccctccgtgaaagcaagggcagacaatcgtttcgcgccttttttcatgagttacctgtgcagacaccataccacggcaagcatggagccagctcaggtaaccgtcaccctatgtctcctgggtgctggcagacgcggtacggctttgctgcacagtagcagcaacccattgccttctggcagcagacggtgcaatacgattgatagtcgtcctcgtcgtgtccgaggtgctcctggccacgtcggctgggagcgcctgggcagacatgggcgcagggactaaatttggagtgacttgaccaggtcattctctttagtcctgcagtcctattgaaccatcttatggtgagcgggcaggcgatacggactgctagcagtcgtactgtaccatcttctgccaggcaggcaagagatgaggattgctagcagtcgtattgtaccatcttatgccaggcaggcaagagatgaagatggctagcagtcgtactgtaccatcttctgccaagcagccatgagatgtggatggcatgcagtccttctgcaccgtctgctgccagccaaagatgtaaaggatagatggagtgggtcagaacaagaaatagaccagatttgttttgtactcattttcctcctcccctgtctagatcacactgcagtcactcacagagaaggcgcagcgaggttaatctagccatgtatcaatcagaggccaggctaacctccttgttccaataacaacgataactttggtgcaccatttcttattggaaccctccgtgcagtcctgcctgaaatactccttgatgtacaggcacaccctttgttgattttagctccctgaagccaaccctgtaagccgtgtcgtcagtcgcccctccctccgtcagagcaacggcagacaatcgttccgcgccttttttctgtgcggacgccataccaaggcaagcatggaggctgctgagctcattttggcaattaggagcacatcaaccaccacacgcattatccagcagtatatgcagcaccagaacatggcaacgcgataccgggcgaggaggcgacgtcagcgcggtcccgtgagtgatcaggacatggacacagatttctctgaaagcatgggccctgccaatgcatgcatcatggtgctaatggggcaggttcatgctgtggaacgccgattctgggctcgggaaacaagcacagactggtgggaccgcatagtgttgcaggtctgggacgattcccagtggctgcgaaactttcgcatgcgtaagggcactttcatggaactttgtgacttgctttcccctgccctgaagcgcatggataccaggatgagagcagccctcacagttgagaagcgagtggcgatagccctgtggaagcttgcaatgccagacagctaccggtcagttgggaatcaatttggagtgggcaaatctactgtgggggctgctgttatgcaagtagctcacgcaatcaaagatctgctgatatcaagggtagtgaccctgggaaatgtgcaggtcatagtggatggctttgctgctatgggattccctaactgtggtggggctatagacggaacccatatccctatcttggcaccggagcaccaagccgccgagtacataaaccgcaaggggtacttttcgatagtgctgcaagctctggtggatcacaagggacgtttcaccaacatcaacgtgggatggccgggaaaggtgcatgacgctcgcatcttcaggaactctggtctgtttcaaaagctgcaggaagggactttattcccagaccagaaaataactgttggggatgttgaaatgcctatatgtatccttggggacccagcctaccccttaatgccatggctcatgaagccgtacacaggcagcctggacagtagtcaggagctgttcaatttcaggctgagcaagtgcagaatggtggtagaatgtgcatttggacgtttaaaggcgcgctggcgcagtttactgactcgcttagacctcagcgaaaccaatattcccactgttattactgcttgctgtgtgctccacaatatctgtgagagtaagggggagacgtttatggcggggtgggaggctgaggcaaatcgcctagctgctggttacgcgcagccagacaccagggcggttagaagagcacaggagggtgcggtacgcatcagagaagctttgaaaaccagtttcatgactggccaggctacgctgtgaaagttctgtttgtttctccttgatgaaaccccccgccccttggttcactctacttccctgtaagctaaccaccctcccctcctccctttaatcaccgcttgcagaggcaataaagtcattgctgcttcacagtcatgcattcgttattcattcatcacacaaatagggagatgactaccaaggtatcccaggaggggtggtggaggagggaaggaaaatgccacacagcactttaagcacagcactttaaaagtttacaactttaaaatttattgaatgccagccttcttttttttgggcaatcctctgtggtggagtggctggttggccggaggccccccaccgcgttcttaggcgtctgggtgtggaggctatggaacttggggaggagggtggttggttacagaggggcagcagtggcagtctgtgctccagctgcctttgctgcagctcaaccatacactggagcattctggtttggtcctgcagcagcctcagcattgaatcctgcctcctctcatcacgctgccgccacatttgagcttcagccctgtcttcagcccgccacttactctcttcagcccgccacctctcctcccggtcattttgtgctttcctgcactctgacattatttgcctccacgcattcgtctgtgctctgtcagtgtgggaggacagcatgagctcggagaacatttcatcgcgagtgcgttttttttctttctaagcttcactagcctctgggaaggagaagatcctgtgatcattgaaacacatgcagctagtggagaaaaaaaaagggacagcggtatttaaaaagacacattttataaaacagtggctacactctttcagggtaaaccttgctgttaacattacatacatagcacaagtgctttcgttacaaggtcgcattttgcctcctcccaccgcatgactaccccctcaaccttcccccctccctgtggctaacagcggcgaacatttctgttcagccacaggcaaacagcacagcaggaacgggcacctctgagtgtccctgaagaaaagcaccctatttcaaccaggtgaccatgaattatatctcactctcctgaggataacacagagagataaagaacggattttggttgaatgccagcaaacatacactgcaatgctttgttctacagtgattcccgagtacgtgttactggcctggagtggtaaagtgtcctaccatgaaggacgaaataaggctgccctccccagaaaccttttgcaaaggctttaggactacatctaggagaaccgcaaatgccagggcaaagtaatcctttcacatgcttgcttttaaaccatgtatagcattttaaaaggtacactcaccagaggtcccttctccgcctgctgggtccaggaggcagccttgggtgggtttggggggtactggctccaggtctagggtgagaaacagttcctggctgtcgggaaaaccagtttctccgcttgcttgctgtgagctatctacaacctcctcctcctcatcatcttcttcgtccccaaaacctgcttccatattgcctccatctccattgaaggagtcaaacaacacggctggggtagtggtggctgaaccccctaaaatggcatgcagctcatcatagaagtggcatgtttggggctctgacccagagcggctgttcgcctctctggttttctggtaggcttgcctcagctccttcagtttcatgcggcactgcttcgggtccctgttatggcctctgtccttcatgccctgggagattttcacaaaggttttggcatttcgaaaactggaacggagttctgatagcacggattcctctccccaaacagcgatcagatcccgtacctccc
Proteins encoded:
- the LOC140915450 gene encoding uncharacterized protein, whose product is MQSSSAQVTVMESQNRKRAPAWTEREVRDLIAVWGEESVLSELRSSFRNAKTFVKISQGMKDRGHNRDPKQCRMKLKELRQAYQKTREANSRSGSEPQTCHFYDELHAILGGSATTTPAVLFDSFNGDGGNMEAGFGDEEDDEEEEVVDSSQQASGETGFPDSQELFLTLDLEPVPPKPTQGCLLDPAGGEGTSAACVSMITGSSPSQRLVKLRKKKNALAMKCSPSSCCPPTLTEHRRMRGGK